A genomic segment from Flavobacterium inviolabile encodes:
- the dapB gene encoding 4-hydroxy-tetrahydrodipicolinate reductase, whose translation MEPSHKIRVCVAGATGWAASELSKGIAATTDLELVAAVARKTAGKNLNTVLGFTSEKNIPIFSTLEEALQIPCDVLIDYTAPEIARHHILTALHKGVAVVVGTSGLSDADYDEIGRLATEKHRPVLAVGNFAISVVLLNKFAEMASQYMPHWEIIDYASDTKVDAPSGSALELANRLSKQQAVITIPTETVQGEKATRGANIGGTQVHAVRLPGYVISLETIFGMESEKLILKHEAGDSAKPYVKGALLAIRKVNTFTGLKRGLDQVMDF comes from the coding sequence ATGGAACCATCACACAAAATACGCGTCTGTGTAGCCGGCGCAACCGGCTGGGCCGCTTCCGAATTATCAAAAGGCATTGCCGCCACAACCGATCTTGAGTTGGTTGCTGCCGTGGCCCGGAAAACCGCCGGAAAAAACCTGAATACGGTTCTGGGTTTTACATCCGAAAAAAATATCCCGATTTTCAGTACACTGGAAGAAGCCCTGCAAATCCCGTGTGACGTCCTGATCGATTATACCGCTCCGGAAATCGCCAGGCACCACATCCTCACCGCGCTTCACAAAGGAGTAGCTGTAGTGGTAGGCACTTCGGGTTTATCCGATGCCGATTATGACGAAATAGGCAGGCTCGCAACCGAAAAGCACCGACCGGTACTTGCCGTGGGCAATTTCGCAATCAGTGTTGTACTGCTAAACAAATTTGCAGAAATGGCCTCCCAATACATGCCGCACTGGGAAATTATCGATTATGCGAGCGATACCAAGGTTGATGCTCCAAGCGGAAGCGCCCTGGAACTTGCCAATCGTTTATCGAAACAACAAGCGGTCATTACGATTCCTACCGAAACCGTACAGGGTGAAAAAGCAACCCGCGGAGCCAATATAGGCGGAACGCAGGTACACGCTGTCAGGCTGCCGGGTTATGTTATTTCCCTGGAAACCATTTTCGGAATGGAGAGTGAAAAGCTGATCCTGAAGCACGAAGCCGGCGACAGTGCCAAACCTTATGTAAAAGGCGCCTTGTTAGCCATCCGGAAGGTAAACACCTTTACCGGGTTAAAAAGAGGTCTTGACCAGGTTATGGATTTTTAA
- a CDS encoding DUF58 domain-containing protein has product MKIDDQIAKISSFQHLELLANQIVEGFISGMHKSPFHGFSAEFAEHKVYNTGESTKHIDWKLFAKTDRLYTKRFEEETNLRCHLIIDNSSSMHYPKLAGGQLFYENKIGFSVLASAVLMNLLKKQRDAVGLSVYSDTYEYYAPEKGSERHHRMLLNVLENVLQASQQSKNTDTITFLHQIAEKIHRRSMVILFTDMFQGEDDERLFKALQHLKHNKHKVVLFHVIDRKTEFQFDFDNAPRKFIDMETGEQVNLFAENIKNDYEKLVQDYFDKVANTCALYKIRYVPVSVDEKFEKILMTYLAEKQKFG; this is encoded by the coding sequence ATGAAGATTGACGATCAAATAGCAAAAATATCCAGTTTTCAGCATCTGGAACTGCTGGCAAACCAGATTGTGGAAGGATTTATATCCGGAATGCACAAAAGTCCCTTTCATGGCTTTTCTGCCGAGTTTGCCGAACATAAGGTTTACAATACCGGAGAAAGCACCAAACACATCGACTGGAAGCTTTTTGCAAAAACCGACCGGTTATACACCAAACGTTTTGAAGAAGAAACCAATTTAAGATGCCATCTGATTATTGATAACTCTTCCTCAATGCATTATCCGAAACTGGCAGGCGGACAGCTTTTCTATGAAAATAAAATAGGATTTTCCGTGCTGGCCTCGGCGGTACTGATGAACCTGCTTAAAAAGCAAAGGGATGCGGTAGGACTGAGTGTTTATTCCGATACATACGAATACTATGCACCCGAAAAAGGCAGCGAGCGCCATCACCGGATGCTGCTCAATGTGCTTGAAAACGTATTGCAGGCATCGCAGCAGTCTAAAAATACGGATACCATTACCTTTTTACATCAGATAGCCGAAAAGATCCACAGACGTTCCATGGTGATTTTGTTTACCGATATGTTTCAGGGAGAAGATGACGAACGCTTGTTTAAAGCCTTGCAGCATCTCAAACACAACAAACATAAAGTGGTCCTTTTTCATGTTATTGACCGGAAAACGGAATTTCAGTTTGATTTTGACAACGCTCCGAGAAAATTTATTGACATGGAAACCGGTGAACAGGTCAATCTTTTTGCGGAAAATATTAAAAACGACTATGAAAAGCTGGTGCAGGACTACTTTGATAAAGTGGCAAACACCTGTGCTTTGTATAAAATCAGGTATGTTCCTGTTTCTGTAGATGAAAAATTTGAAAAAATTTTAATGACATACTTGGCTGAAAAACAAAAGTTTGGCTGA
- a CDS encoding EamA family transporter, producing MSFKQKFSLPPIPAVLLSMLSIQMGASLAKQLFPSLGIGGTATLRVGISAILLYLFFKPNFRKFSRRQWLAGLAYGACLGAMNLVFYFAIKRIPLGLGVTLEFIGPLVLALLGSRKISDLLWVALAGLGIFLIAPLHGNHIDLFGMFLAVLAGAFWAGYIVLGGKVSKIMEKGEAVTIGMVFATLFIMPFGFFSGDLLALNGHLLLLGTAVSLLTSAIPFTLDMGALKHLPAKTFSILMSLHPAFAALSGLLFLKEQLSLLQCLSIGCVITASIGATLFSKK from the coding sequence ATGTCATTCAAACAAAAGTTTTCCCTGCCGCCCATACCGGCAGTCTTATTATCCATGCTGAGCATACAGATGGGCGCTTCACTTGCGAAACAGTTATTTCCTTCTTTGGGAATTGGCGGTACCGCAACCTTACGCGTGGGTATCTCGGCTATATTGCTCTATTTGTTTTTTAAACCCAATTTCCGGAAGTTCAGCCGCCGGCAATGGCTGGCCGGCCTTGCCTATGGCGCCTGTCTGGGTGCTATGAATCTGGTGTTTTATTTTGCCATCAAGCGAATCCCGTTAGGTTTAGGCGTTACACTCGAATTTATCGGTCCGCTGGTACTTGCTCTGTTAGGTTCCCGAAAGATCAGCGATCTTTTATGGGTGGCATTAGCCGGTTTAGGGATCTTCCTGATCGCCCCGCTTCATGGCAACCATATCGATTTATTCGGTATGTTTTTAGCGGTTCTGGCCGGAGCTTTCTGGGCGGGATATATTGTATTGGGCGGAAAAGTTTCAAAAATAATGGAAAAAGGAGAGGCGGTTACGATCGGTATGGTCTTCGCTACCCTGTTCATCATGCCGTTTGGCTTTTTTAGCGGCGATTTGCTGGCTCTAAACGGACACCTACTCCTTCTGGGCACCGCCGTGTCTTTATTGACCAGCGCAATCCCCTTTACACTCGACATGGGTGCTTTAAAACATTTACCAGCCAAGACATTCAGTATCCTGATGAGCCTGCATCCGGCTTTTGCCGCTCTTTCCGGGTTGTTATTCCTAAAAGAGCAGTTAAGCCTGCTGCAATGCCTTTCCATTGGCTGTGTGATCACAGCAAGTATAGGCGCCACCCTTTTTTCAAAAAAGTAA
- the trxA gene encoding thioredoxin, whose protein sequence is MAQAITDATFDEVVLKSDKPVLVDFWAAWCGPCRMVAPIIDQISEEYAGKAVIGKVDVDANQEFAAKYGVRNIPTVLVFQNGEVVGRQVGVAPKQTYTDAIDALL, encoded by the coding sequence ATGGCACAAGCAATAACAGATGCTACTTTCGATGAGGTAGTATTGAAATCAGACAAACCGGTTTTGGTTGACTTTTGGGCAGCATGGTGTGGTCCTTGTAGAATGGTAGCTCCTATCATTGATCAAATCAGTGAAGAATATGCTGGGAAAGCCGTGATTGGTAAAGTTGATGTAGATGCTAATCAGGAATTTGCTGCAAAATATGGTGTTCGTAACATTCCTACTGTTTTGGTATTCCAAAACGGAGAAGTGGTAGGACGTCAGGTAGGTGTTGCTCCAAAGCAAACATATACCGATGCAATTGACGCATTACTATAA
- a CDS encoding HlyD family secretion protein produces MGTQKAHRSFHTFITVMAGIIVFCGIVLGIWFLIFYNNHEETNDAQVDQYVTPVMARITGYVQEVRYEENQFVNRGDTLVIIDNREYKAHLDMAAAEMDNAKRTINVLEKNVATTANAETVRKSQLAAAKTEVWKTRQDYLRYAALLKEEAATEQQLERVKADYESAKAHYEEISGTIQTAALSTSEASAKIPTAEAVIASKKAQADNASLFLSYTVITAPYDGWVGKKTIQPGQLVKEGQALVAIVSKEKWITANFKETQLQYLAVGQEVTLKADAVKGRVFRGVIESLSPASGARFSLLPPDNATGNFVKIEQRIPIRIKLVDIDSQTDFLRAGMNVIVVAEHQ; encoded by the coding sequence ATGGGAACACAAAAGGCACATCGCTCTTTTCACACATTTATTACCGTAATGGCTGGTATTATTGTTTTTTGCGGCATCGTTCTGGGTATCTGGTTTTTAATTTTCTACAACAACCATGAAGAAACCAATGATGCGCAGGTAGACCAGTATGTCACACCGGTTATGGCGCGGATAACCGGTTATGTGCAGGAAGTCCGTTATGAAGAAAATCAATTTGTGAACCGGGGCGATACGCTCGTTATCATAGACAACAGGGAATATAAAGCACATCTGGATATGGCAGCAGCCGAAATGGATAACGCTAAAAGAACCATCAATGTACTTGAAAAAAATGTAGCCACAACAGCAAATGCCGAAACGGTTAGAAAATCGCAATTGGCAGCGGCAAAAACGGAAGTCTGGAAAACCAGACAGGATTACCTTCGTTATGCGGCATTGCTAAAAGAAGAAGCGGCCACCGAGCAGCAGTTGGAAAGAGTAAAAGCAGATTATGAATCGGCAAAAGCACATTATGAGGAAATATCCGGAACAATCCAAACGGCTGCTTTAAGCACTTCGGAAGCTTCCGCTAAAATACCAACGGCTGAAGCGGTGATTGCCTCCAAAAAAGCACAGGCTGATAATGCCTCACTGTTTTTATCCTATACGGTTATCACGGCACCTTATGATGGCTGGGTCGGAAAAAAAACAATTCAGCCGGGACAGCTTGTCAAAGAAGGGCAGGCATTGGTTGCCATCGTCAGCAAAGAAAAATGGATCACGGCAAACTTTAAAGAAACCCAGCTGCAATATCTGGCAGTCGGGCAGGAAGTCACGCTAAAAGCAGATGCTGTAAAAGGTAGAGTTTTTCGCGGAGTTATCGAATCTCTGTCGCCGGCAAGCGGAGCCCGTTTTTCATTATTGCCGCCCGATAATGCTACCGGAAACTTTGTTAAGATCGAACAGCGGATCCCGATCCGTATCAAACTTGTCGACATCGATTCGCAGACCGACTTTTTAAGAGCCGGAATGAACGTTATTGTAGTAGCGGAACACCAGTAA
- the dnaE gene encoding DNA polymerase III subunit alpha — protein MYLIFDTETTGLPRSWSAPITDTDNWPRCIQIAWQLHDEMGNLVEHQDYLVKPEGFNIPYDAERIHGISTELAMEQGISLQEVLEKFNIALSKAKYIVGQNVGFDVNIMGCEFHRMNVASDMASMPVLDTCTEVTAELLKLPGGRGGRFKLPTLTELHQYLFGVPFAEAHNATADVEATTRCFLELIKREVFTKEELDVTEDYFDKFREQNPQEIQLIGLKHINLKQASDVIRARLAQIQKEDNQTSVSEEARKDLKEAAFAHLHNHSQFSVLQSTIGINDLVKEAAKYKMPAVAMTDTGNMMGAFQFVSSVFNHNKAAAAKNKEAIENGEEPTETEVIPIVGCEFNICENHKDKSKKDNGYQVVLLAKNKKGYHNLAKMSSIAYTDGFYYVPRIDKTVVEQYKEDIIVLSGNLYGEIPSKILNIGENQAEEALIWWKEQFGADFYLEVMRHNQEDENRVNQTLLAFSKKHGVKIVATNNTYYTTKADANAHDILLCVKDGEKQATPIGRGRGYRYGLPNQEYYFKSVEEMKKIFADLPEAIVNIQEIIDKVEAYSLYRDVLLPKFDIPEEFVVPEDDEDGGKRGENKFLRHLTYVGAAKRYTEITESIRERLDFELQTIEKTGYPGYFLIVQDFIAEARNLDVSVGPGRGSAAGSAVAYCLGITNIDPIKYDLLFERFLNPDRVSMPDIDIDFDDEGRGRVMDYVINKYGSNQVAQIITYGKMATKSAIRDTARVLDLPLFEADRIAKLIPGMMPSKWNLARFLSEDEDLVKKALKSSDEYDRVKELIAIAREEDLAGETIQQAKMLEGSLRNTGIHACGVIITPDDITNFVPVTTAKDSDLYVTQFDNSVAESAGLLKMDFLGLKTLTLIKDTVKLVKYRLGIELDPENFPIDDVKTYELFQRGETVGIFQYESPGMQKYMKELRPTVFADLIAMNALYRPGPLEYIPSFIRRKNGDEPITYDLDACEEYLGETYGITVYQEQVMLLSQKLANFSKGDADVLRKAMGKKQKDVLDKMKSKFIDQAVANGHDAVKLDKIWKDWEAFASYAFNKSHSTCYAWIAYQTAYLKAHYPAEYMAAVLSNNMNDIKQVSFFMEESKRMGLVVLGPDVNESFYKFTVNENYAVRFGMGAIKGVGGGAVNTIVENRKDGKYKSIFDLAKRIDLRAANKKAFENLALAGGFDCFATTHRGQYFHSDGDNLTFLEKAIRYGSKFQENENSSQVSLFGESSDVQIPEPVVPPCEEWSTMEKLAKEKEVVGIYISGHPLDDYKFEMKYFCNASLDALKNMEQHLGKNLSFGGIVTGVEHRVAKNGMGFASFNLEGYDESYRFSMFREDYLKYRHFLVANYFMYFKINIKEGWVNKDGKRTEPRIQFLDVKPLQDVLSTFAKKLIIQMNIAELQQNMIAALHEIFQSNRGEHSVTFEVMEIERVKKALEIALSPADDEAAAGDDIAEETEMEIPEEKEELRVVTKLSMPSRKLKVNISTDLLQELEKMQINFKLN, from the coding sequence ATGTACTTGATTTTTGATACCGAAACAACGGGTTTGCCACGAAGTTGGTCCGCTCCTATTACCGATACTGATAACTGGCCCAGATGTATTCAAATTGCATGGCAGTTGCATGATGAAATGGGAAATCTGGTAGAACATCAGGACTATCTTGTTAAGCCTGAAGGTTTCAATATTCCCTATGATGCAGAGCGTATTCACGGTATTTCTACCGAGCTGGCCATGGAGCAGGGAATTTCACTGCAGGAAGTATTGGAAAAATTCAACATTGCTTTATCCAAAGCAAAATATATTGTTGGTCAGAATGTAGGATTCGACGTCAACATCATGGGATGTGAATTCCACCGAATGAACGTCGCTTCCGATATGGCTAGCATGCCCGTTCTGGATACCTGTACCGAAGTAACGGCAGAACTGTTAAAATTACCCGGAGGACGTGGCGGAAGATTCAAACTTCCTACACTGACAGAATTACACCAGTATCTTTTCGGAGTTCCGTTTGCAGAAGCGCACAATGCTACTGCCGACGTGGAAGCGACAACGCGCTGTTTCCTGGAATTGATCAAAAGGGAAGTCTTTACAAAAGAAGAACTGGATGTAACGGAAGACTATTTCGATAAATTCAGAGAACAGAATCCGCAGGAAATTCAGCTGATCGGATTAAAACATATTAACCTTAAACAGGCATCAGATGTTATTCGTGCCCGTTTGGCGCAGATTCAAAAAGAAGATAACCAGACAAGCGTTTCCGAAGAAGCCAGAAAAGATTTAAAAGAAGCGGCTTTTGCCCATCTTCACAACCATTCCCAATTTTCGGTATTGCAATCTACCATTGGAATAAACGATCTGGTAAAAGAAGCGGCAAAATACAAAATGCCGGCAGTTGCAATGACCGATACCGGAAACATGATGGGAGCTTTCCAGTTTGTAAGCTCGGTATTCAATCATAACAAGGCAGCAGCAGCTAAAAACAAAGAAGCAATTGAAAATGGGGAAGAACCAACCGAAACGGAAGTGATCCCGATTGTAGGCTGTGAATTCAACATTTGCGAAAACCATAAAGATAAAAGCAAAAAAGACAACGGTTATCAGGTTGTTCTTTTGGCTAAAAATAAAAAAGGCTACCACAATCTGGCAAAAATGTCTTCCATCGCCTATACCGATGGTTTCTACTATGTGCCCAGAATTGATAAAACGGTTGTCGAGCAATATAAAGAAGATATTATTGTCCTGTCCGGAAACCTCTATGGGGAAATTCCGAGCAAGATTTTAAATATTGGTGAGAATCAGGCGGAAGAAGCTTTGATCTGGTGGAAAGAACAGTTTGGTGCCGACTTCTATCTTGAGGTGATGCGTCACAATCAGGAAGATGAAAACCGGGTAAACCAGACGTTGCTTGCCTTTTCCAAAAAACACGGGGTAAAAATCGTAGCGACAAACAATACTTATTATACCACCAAAGCAGATGCCAATGCCCACGATATTTTACTTTGTGTAAAAGACGGTGAAAAACAGGCAACCCCTATTGGTAGAGGTAGAGGATACCGTTACGGATTGCCTAACCAGGAATACTACTTCAAATCGGTGGAAGAGATGAAAAAAATCTTTGCCGATTTACCGGAAGCGATTGTTAACATTCAGGAAATTATCGATAAGGTTGAAGCCTATTCGCTGTATCGTGATGTACTGCTTCCGAAGTTTGATATTCCGGAAGAATTTGTTGTGCCGGAAGATGATGAAGATGGCGGAAAACGCGGAGAGAATAAATTCCTTCGCCATTTGACCTATGTGGGAGCGGCAAAGCGCTATACGGAAATTACAGAATCAATTCGCGAACGACTGGACTTCGAATTGCAGACGATTGAAAAAACCGGATACCCGGGATACTTTTTGATCGTACAGGATTTCATCGCCGAAGCCCGGAATCTGGATGTTTCGGTAGGTCCCGGACGTGGATCGGCGGCGGGTTCTGCCGTTGCCTACTGTTTGGGGATTACCAATATTGACCCGATTAAGTACGATTTGCTTTTTGAGCGTTTCCTGAACCCGGATCGTGTATCCATGCCCGATATTGATATTGACTTTGACGATGAAGGCCGTGGCCGTGTTATGGACTATGTAATCAATAAATATGGTTCCAATCAGGTAGCGCAAATTATTACCTATGGTAAAATGGCAACCAAATCGGCAATTCGTGATACCGCCCGTGTATTGGATTTACCGTTATTTGAAGCCGACAGGATTGCCAAATTAATTCCGGGGATGATGCCGTCCAAATGGAACCTGGCACGTTTCCTTTCGGAAGATGAGGACCTGGTTAAAAAAGCACTGAAATCGTCAGATGAATACGATCGTGTCAAGGAACTGATCGCCATTGCGCGGGAAGAAGACCTGGCGGGAGAAACCATTCAGCAGGCAAAAATGCTGGAAGGCTCTTTGCGAAATACCGGTATTCATGCCTGTGGGGTAATTATCACACCGGATGATATCACGAACTTCGTTCCGGTTACCACGGCAAAAGATTCCGATTTATATGTAACCCAGTTTGACAACTCCGTTGCCGAAAGTGCCGGATTGCTGAAAATGGACTTCCTGGGTCTGAAGACCCTTACACTGATCAAAGACACGGTAAAACTTGTAAAATACAGATTGGGCATCGAACTGGATCCGGAGAATTTCCCGATCGACGATGTCAAAACATACGAATTATTCCAGAGAGGGGAAACGGTTGGTATCTTCCAGTACGAGTCACCCGGAATGCAGAAATACATGAAGGAACTGCGACCGACGGTTTTCGCCGATTTAATTGCGATGAATGCCTTGTACCGTCCGGGACCTTTGGAGTACATCCCTTCCTTTATCCGGAGAAAAAACGGGGATGAACCAATTACGTACGATTTGGATGCCTGCGAAGAATATCTGGGGGAAACCTACGGAATTACCGTTTATCAGGAGCAGGTAATGTTGCTGTCGCAAAAACTGGCGAACTTCTCTAAAGGTGATGCCGACGTATTGCGTAAAGCGATGGGTAAAAAACAAAAAGACGTACTGGATAAAATGAAATCCAAGTTTATCGACCAGGCAGTTGCAAACGGACATGATGCCGTTAAACTCGATAAGATCTGGAAAGACTGGGAAGCCTTTGCGAGTTACGCCTTTAACAAATCCCACTCGACCTGTTATGCCTGGATTGCCTATCAGACAGCTTATCTGAAAGCACATTACCCGGCCGAATATATGGCAGCGGTACTGTCCAATAACATGAACGATATTAAACAGGTATCCTTCTTTATGGAAGAATCCAAAAGAATGGGACTGGTTGTATTGGGGCCGGATGTAAATGAATCCTTTTATAAATTTACCGTAAACGAAAATTATGCGGTCCGTTTTGGTATGGGTGCTATTAAAGGAGTTGGAGGCGGAGCGGTGAACACCATTGTAGAAAACCGTAAAGACGGTAAATACAAATCCATCTTCGACCTGGCAAAACGTATCGATTTGCGTGCGGCTAATAAAAAAGCATTTGAAAACCTTGCTCTGGCAGGAGGATTTGACTGTTTTGCAACCACACACAGAGGGCAGTATTTCCATTCAGACGGCGATAACCTGACGTTTCTGGAAAAAGCAATCCGTTACGGTTCCAAATTCCAGGAAAATGAAAACTCCTCACAGGTAAGTCTTTTCGGGGAAAGCAGTGATGTACAGATTCCGGAGCCGGTTGTACCGCCATGTGAAGAGTGGAGTACGATGGAAAAACTGGCTAAAGAAAAAGAAGTTGTAGGAATTTATATCTCCGGACATCCGCTGGACGATTATAAATTTGAAATGAAATACTTCTGTAATGCCAGTCTGGATGCGCTGAAAAACATGGAACAGCACCTCGGGAAAAACCTCAGTTTCGGAGGGATAGTAACCGGAGTGGAGCACCGTGTGGCTAAAAACGGAATGGGATTTGCCAGTTTTAACCTTGAAGGATATGACGAAAGCTACCGTTTTTCGATGTTTAGGGAGGACTATCTGAAATACCGCCACTTTTTGGTTGCAAACTATTTTATGTACTTTAAGATCAATATTAAGGAAGGCTGGGTAAATAAAGACGGAAAACGTACGGAACCGAGAATTCAGTTCCTGGATGTCAAACCGCTGCAGGATGTACTGTCAACGTTTGCAAAAAAACTGATTATCCAGATGAACATTGCCGAACTGCAGCAGAATATGATTGCAGCACTGCATGAAATATTCCAGTCCAACCGCGGGGAACACAGCGTTACTTTTGAAGTAATGGAAATTGAAAGAGTCAAAAAAGCGCTTGAAATTGCCCTTTCGCCGGCAGATGATGAAGCCGCTGCGGGTGACGATATCGCAGAAGAAACGGAAATGGAAATCCCGGAAGAAAAAGAAGAATTAAGAGTGGTAACCAAGCTCAGTATGCCAAGCCGGAAATTAAAAGTAAATATTTCTACAGATTTATTACAGGAGCTGGAAAAGATGCAGATTAACTTTAAATTGAATTAA
- a CDS encoding efflux MFS transporter permease: MSGVSVFKPWVPNWAVIVILIFCMLHSMVLLGVYTSNVTYSASFLDVDVEDLQFSLCVTYGAFLATIMIESRLFKFFPTKKYFIVIYCLAALTFMLSAYTNNYSLFIILRMAEGILMALPWIPLRQLLITRFKSKNAVIIGFTYNYGALLLASPFIMNIAVWLLENYDWAYMAYGSALFQILCVALVLLTFNNNRFHKKIPLYQVDWASFILVLTAILSGSFFFIYGERKYWFDSPQIIIALIVTLITGGLFIVRQQLVKRPCFDMQVFRYTNLRTGFFLFVVFYIARATLNICHSAMFTVWNWEPSRVAHVQYLNVLGNITGLVLAGIFLAKAVAMRYIFMLGFLIFAIYHLWFTFLFVPDVALTDIMIPYILQGVAVGILFVPLVLFTVSSVPAHYAPFSGTIGVTGRFWGSTVGFCIMQNAQVLLQNTHFTKLRRFVVPESPETQARMEKIARGFIAKGYTVDEAHKLSVQQIVNTVSRQAVLLSDMEIFTVVGYALLFLVGFLLINRHLKQTFDIFKNRVWGS; encoded by the coding sequence ATGTCCGGAGTAAGCGTTTTTAAACCCTGGGTGCCCAATTGGGCGGTCATCGTGATACTGATATTCTGCATGCTGCATTCCATGGTGCTGTTAGGGGTTTATACCTCAAATGTGACCTATTCGGCAAGTTTTTTAGATGTGGATGTGGAGGACCTGCAATTTTCATTGTGTGTGACCTATGGCGCCTTTCTGGCGACGATAATGATTGAAAGCAGGCTGTTTAAATTTTTTCCAACCAAAAAATATTTCATTGTTATTTATTGTCTGGCAGCATTAACCTTTATGCTGTCGGCTTATACAAACAATTATTCCCTTTTTATCATCCTCAGAATGGCCGAAGGAATCCTGATGGCCCTGCCGTGGATTCCCCTCCGGCAATTGCTGATCACCCGTTTCAAATCTAAAAATGCGGTGATCATAGGATTTACCTACAATTATGGCGCACTGCTGCTGGCTTCTCCTTTTATCATGAATATAGCCGTCTGGCTGCTGGAAAATTACGACTGGGCCTATATGGCTTACGGCTCGGCATTATTCCAGATCCTTTGCGTGGCACTGGTGCTGCTCACGTTTAACAACAACCGTTTTCATAAAAAGATCCCGCTGTATCAGGTGGACTGGGCAAGTTTTATCTTAGTGCTGACCGCCATACTGAGCGGTTCCTTTTTCTTTATATACGGCGAACGGAAATACTGGTTCGACTCGCCGCAAATCATCATTGCTTTGATTGTAACGCTCATTACCGGAGGTCTTTTTATTGTCCGGCAGCAATTGGTAAAGCGCCCTTGCTTTGACATGCAGGTATTTCGATACACTAACCTGCGAACCGGATTTTTCCTGTTTGTGGTTTTTTATATCGCCAGAGCAACGCTGAATATTTGTCACAGCGCGATGTTTACAGTGTGGAACTGGGAACCGTCCAGAGTGGCACACGTGCAGTACCTCAATGTGCTGGGCAATATCACGGGACTTGTACTGGCAGGGATCTTTCTGGCAAAAGCGGTGGCAATGCGCTATATTTTTATGCTGGGCTTTCTCATTTTTGCAATCTATCACCTGTGGTTTACCTTTCTTTTTGTGCCCGATGTGGCATTGACGGATATTATGATTCCGTATATATTGCAGGGTGTTGCGGTGGGAATATTATTTGTACCGTTAGTATTGTTTACGGTTTCGTCTGTTCCGGCACACTATGCTCCTTTTTCGGGAACCATTGGCGTTACCGGGCGTTTCTGGGGAAGTACCGTCGGTTTTTGTATCATGCAAAATGCACAGGTTTTGCTGCAAAATACCCATTTTACCAAACTGCGCCGGTTTGTAGTGCCGGAAAGTCCCGAAACACAGGCGCGGATGGAAAAAATTGCCCGGGGTTTTATTGCCAAAGGCTATACCGTGGATGAGGCCCATAAATTATCGGTACAGCAAATCGTCAATACTGTTTCCAGACAGGCGGTTTTGCTTTCGGATATGGAAATTTTTACCGTTGTGGGGTATGCCTTACTTTTTTTAGTAGGGTTTCTTTTAATCAACCGGCATCTGAAACAAACTTTCGACATCTTTAAGAACAGAGTCTGGGGAAGTTAG